A DNA window from Hoplias malabaricus isolate fHopMal1 chromosome 5, fHopMal1.hap1, whole genome shotgun sequence contains the following coding sequences:
- the gpr157 gene encoding G-protein coupled receptor 157 — MMAGGNLTQVHVYEQAVILLSCVLSLLGSLLIICTYATWGDLRTTPRKLLVFLSVADLLSALSYFYGVLKDFDSDTKDCIAQGAISTFANTSSFFWTVAIGIYLYIFIVKSSQRLADSLVLYFHLISWGVPLAITVAALALQKIGYDASEVSVGWCWVSIREKDHVLWMLLTGKIWEFLAYITLPVLYILIKRHIHKAHAALSEYRPILATSPTSQSLSTMADRKLTLIPIIFIALRMWSTIRFLLMLADSPARQNPVLVILHGIGNTFQGAANCIMFVLCTRPVRSRLINVLCCQDRGALSSSDTHSQRTVHTHTDGPSNPRAWEEDEDEEAD; from the exons ATGATGGCGGGTGGGAATCTAACACAAGTGCATGTTTACGAGCAGGCTGTTATTCTCCTGTCGTGTGTACTCTCGCTGTTGGGATCTTTGCTAATTATATGCACTTACGCCACTTGGGGGGATCTCAGGACGACCCCCAGAAAACTCCTGGTGTTCCTCTCCGTGGCAGACCTCCTATCTGCTCTGTCATACTTTTATGGAGTTTTGAAGGATTTTGACTCCGACACCAAGGATTGCATTGCCCAAGGAGCAATATCAACATTTGCTAACACGAGTTCtttcttttggactgtggcCATTGGCATTTACTTGTACATATTCATAGTGAAGTCCAGTCAGAGACTCGCTGACAGCTTGGTGTTGTATTTTCATCTCATCAG CTGGGGTGTTCCTCTAGCGATCACGGTAGCCGCTCTGGCCCTGCAGAAGATTGGCTATGATGCATCTGAGGTTTCTGTTGGTTGGTGCTGGGTGAGCATTCGTGAAAAAGATCATGTGCTATGGATGTTGCTGACAGGCAAGATATGGGAGTTCCTGGCCTACATCACACTGCCTGTTCTATACATCCTCATCAAGAGGCACATCCACAAAGCA CATGCAGCCCTCTCAGAGTACCGACCCATCTTGGCCACTAGCCCCACATCTCAGTCACTATCCACCATGGCTGATAGAAAGCTGACACTCATCCCCATTATCTTCATCGCACTGCGCATGTGGAGCACCATCCGCTTTCTGCTCATGCTCGCCGACTCACCTGCCAGACAGAACCCTGTGCTGGTTATTTTACAC GGAATCGGGAACACTTTTCAGGGAGCTGCAAACTGTATCATGTTTGTTCTGTGCACACGGCCTGTTCGTTCAAGACTGATCAATGTGCTGTGCTGCCAAGACCGCGGAGCCCTGAGCAGCTCAGACACACATTCCCAGCGAACGGTCCACACACATACGGATGGACCCAGCAACCCCCGTGCCTGGGAGGAGGACGAGGATGAAGAGGCAGATtaa